In the Microaerobacter geothermalis genome, one interval contains:
- a CDS encoding TIGR01212 family radical SAM protein (This family includes YhcC from E. coli K-12, an uncharacterized radical SAM protein.): METFTNDKTPQLWGDKRYHTWNHHLRKTFGEKVFKVMLDGGFTCPNRDGTVAIGGCTFCSARGSGDFAGWRRDDLITQFNEVKARQHQKWPDAKYIGYFQAYSNTYAPTDELRHMYEMILHQEGVVGLSIATRPDCLPDDVVDLLAEINEKTYLWVELGLQTIHDKTGEWINRGHDYQCFLDGLNKLRKHNIRVCTHIIYGLPGETEEMMLETAKSVSQLDIQGLKIHLLHLLKKTPMVKQYEAGLVQFLDKETYIRLVVDSLEMMPSEMIIHRLTGDGPRDLLIGPMWSLKKWEVLNEIDAEMKRRNTWQGKFSS; this comes from the coding sequence ATGGAAACTTTTACAAATGACAAAACTCCCCAGCTATGGGGAGATAAACGTTATCATACATGGAATCATCACCTAAGAAAAACATTTGGAGAAAAAGTGTTTAAAGTCATGCTGGATGGCGGATTTACCTGTCCCAACCGGGACGGGACAGTTGCCATTGGCGGATGCACCTTCTGCAGTGCCAGAGGATCAGGAGATTTTGCCGGATGGCGAAGGGATGATCTGATTACACAATTTAACGAGGTGAAGGCACGTCAGCATCAGAAGTGGCCCGATGCCAAGTATATTGGATACTTTCAGGCCTACAGCAACACCTACGCTCCAACGGATGAATTAAGACACATGTATGAGATGATTCTTCATCAGGAGGGAGTAGTTGGCCTCTCCATTGCCACCCGTCCCGACTGCTTACCTGATGATGTGGTCGATTTATTGGCCGAAATTAATGAAAAAACTTATCTATGGGTAGAGTTGGGTCTTCAAACCATACATGACAAGACTGGGGAATGGATCAACCGCGGACATGACTATCAGTGTTTTCTCGATGGTCTGAATAAGCTAAGAAAACACAATATCCGGGTTTGTACCCATATCATCTACGGTCTTCCCGGTGAAACAGAAGAAATGATGCTGGAGACGGCGAAATCTGTATCCCAATTGGATATTCAAGGTCTAAAAATTCATTTGCTCCATTTGCTGAAAAAAACTCCAATGGTGAAGCAATATGAAGCCGGTCTGGTTCAATTTTTGGATAAAGAAACTTATATCCGTTTGGTTGTTGACAGCTTAGAAATGATGCCCTCGGAAATGATCATCCATCGTCTGACCGGAGACGGTCCGCGGGATCTATTGATTGGCCCCATGTGGAGTCTCAAAAAATGGGAAGTATTAAATGAGATTGATGCAGAAATGAAAAGAAGAAACACATGGCAGGGGAAATTTTCTAGTTAA